A genomic segment from Candidatus Brocadia sinica JPN1 encodes:
- a CDS encoding pyruvate synthase has product MGITREMLTGNASVAWGVRLANVDYIPTYPITPQTEIIETLARWISDGVMDASFVSLDSEHSMITAAGAASATGVRVFTATSSQGLLYGFEMLYTVAGWRAPLVMVNVSRGLSAPITLEPDHNDILAARDSGFLQIHCETCQEVLDSILMAYRLAEDERVLLPIFVNMDGFHLSFTREPVNIPDRDEVRRFLPPYQPKHAFFKASQPMAQGLAVIGGSSYSYFKYQMHLASMKALDIYKEVSQEFEEIFGRRYNTIEGYMIDDAEYILIMSNSFSTLGKAAVEKARENGMKAGLLKLRLLRPFPEADIKEVLKGKKVVAILDQNISVGKGGILYSEIAGALFNEKEMPLLLSFIGGLGGKNISPQEFEFIFDSMIKAGGTRKVEAPRLLYTEGEWKDMERLKTMAGKK; this is encoded by the coding sequence GTGGGAATAACAAGAGAGATGCTTACGGGTAATGCATCGGTTGCCTGGGGTGTGAGGCTGGCCAATGTCGATTATATACCGACATACCCCATAACACCACAGACAGAGATTATCGAGACACTAGCAAGGTGGATTTCTGACGGGGTTATGGACGCCAGCTTTGTCTCTTTAGATTCAGAACATTCCATGATTACTGCGGCAGGGGCCGCATCAGCAACGGGGGTAAGGGTTTTTACTGCGACGTCAAGTCAGGGGCTTTTGTATGGCTTTGAGATGCTCTATACCGTAGCTGGGTGGCGGGCGCCCCTTGTGATGGTAAACGTTTCAAGGGGCTTATCAGCCCCGATAACGCTGGAACCCGACCATAATGACATCCTTGCAGCCAGGGATTCGGGGTTTTTGCAAATTCACTGTGAAACATGCCAGGAGGTGCTGGACTCGATCCTGATGGCATACAGATTGGCAGAGGATGAGCGCGTCCTTCTCCCCATTTTTGTAAATATGGACGGATTTCATCTCTCCTTTACCAGGGAACCTGTAAATATACCGGATAGAGATGAAGTCCGGAGGTTTCTGCCACCTTACCAACCAAAACATGCATTTTTCAAGGCAAGCCAGCCAATGGCACAGGGCCTGGCAGTCATTGGAGGTTCCTCCTATTCGTATTTTAAATACCAGATGCATCTGGCCAGCATGAAGGCACTGGATATTTACAAAGAGGTTTCTCAGGAATTTGAAGAGATATTTGGCCGAAGATATAATACCATCGAAGGGTATATGATAGACGATGCCGAATATATCCTGATTATGTCCAATTCCTTTTCAACCCTGGGAAAGGCCGCTGTAGAAAAGGCACGGGAGAATGGCATGAAGGCAGGGCTTTTGAAGTTGAGGCTCTTGAGGCCATTTCCGGAGGCAGATATAAAGGAGGTGCTGAAAGGAAAGAAAGTCGTGGCTATCTTAGACCAGAATATCAGTGTAGGGAAGGGAGGTATTTTGTATTCGGAGATTGCCGGTGCACTGTTTAATGAAAAAGAAATGCCTCTTTTACTATCTTTTATTGGCGGACTTGGGGGGAAAAACATAAGCCCCCAGGAGTTTGAATTTATCTTCGATAGCATGATTAAGGCAGGAGGGACAAGAAAAGTTGAGGCGCCCCGGCTCCTTTATACAGAGGGGGAATGGAAGGATATGGAGAGATTAAAAACTATGGCTGGAAAGAAGTAA
- the ltrA gene encoding group II intron reverse transcriptase/maturase, with amino-acid sequence MPERRGSAVSKSFFRGEAGKNDKCFHKSAGTERKIYIKAKTDKHGRFWGLYCHISKDELLREAYRLAKANDGVPGIDGKDFEDIEREGLEGFLEGIRQELLERTYRPLPNRRVEIPKGNGKTRTLGIPTIRDRVVQGALKLILEPIFEADFKDCSYGYRPKRHAHQAIDRVTKGILHGLTRVVDVDLSGYFDNIRHHKLLEKIARRVQDDDILHLLKLILNANGRKGVPQGGVISPLLSNIYLNEVDEMMERAREVTRRKGYDNLGFIRSADDMVILVHGHPKEDWLLQKVQKRLKEELDNLEVEMNLEKTKVVDLKKGGSFSFLGFDIRLNRNWKSKIYVSKTPRKKKCIEIGKRIRAVLKANWNKPLKEVIQAVNAVIRGWVNYFRIGNSNSTFCKVRNYTEKKVRRFVTKRKKRKGFGWKRWSREVIYQEWGLYNDYRIQYLHPKTASCR; translated from the coding sequence TTGCCGGAGCGAAGGGGCTCTGCTGTATCTAAATCTTTCTTTAGAGGTGAGGCAGGGAAGAATGACAAATGCTTCCATAAGTCTGCAGGAACTGAGAGGAAGATATACATCAAGGCGAAGACCGACAAGCACGGGAGGTTTTGGGGATTATACTGTCATATCAGCAAGGATGAACTTCTGAGAGAAGCCTATCGACTGGCAAAGGCCAACGATGGAGTACCTGGAATCGATGGGAAGGACTTTGAGGACATCGAGAGGGAAGGACTGGAAGGATTTCTGGAAGGGATAAGGCAGGAACTCCTCGAACGGACGTACCGGCCGTTGCCCAACAGACGGGTAGAGATACCGAAAGGCAACGGCAAGACCCGAACCCTTGGAATACCGACGATAAGAGATCGGGTAGTCCAAGGGGCACTGAAGCTCATACTTGAGCCGATATTTGAGGCAGATTTCAAGGACTGTTCCTATGGGTACAGACCGAAGCGTCATGCACATCAGGCGATAGATCGGGTGACAAAAGGCATACTCCACGGATTGACCAGAGTAGTGGATGTAGACTTGAGCGGATATTTTGACAACATAAGGCATCACAAACTGTTGGAAAAAATAGCCAGGAGGGTGCAGGATGATGACATTCTGCATCTTTTAAAACTCATCCTCAATGCGAACGGGCGGAAGGGAGTGCCGCAGGGTGGAGTGATATCTCCGCTACTATCGAACATCTACCTGAACGAAGTGGATGAGATGATGGAACGGGCACGGGAAGTAACCCGACGTAAAGGATATGATAACCTTGGCTTTATACGGAGTGCGGACGATATGGTCATACTCGTGCACGGGCATCCGAAAGAGGACTGGTTGCTCCAGAAAGTACAGAAACGACTCAAGGAAGAGCTGGACAACTTAGAGGTTGAAATGAATCTGGAGAAGACGAAGGTAGTAGACCTCAAAAAGGGAGGTAGTTTCAGCTTTTTGGGATTTGATATACGCCTGAACCGCAATTGGAAAAGCAAGATCTATGTCAGCAAGACGCCGCGGAAGAAGAAGTGCATTGAAATCGGCAAGAGAATAAGAGCAGTGCTCAAGGCAAACTGGAACAAGCCTTTAAAAGAAGTAATTCAGGCAGTAAATGCAGTAATACGAGGTTGGGTGAATTACTTTCGGATAGGCAATAGCAACAGTACTTTCTGTAAAGTGAGGAATTATACTGAGAAGAAGGTGAGACGGTTTGTCACGAAGAGGAAGAAACGCAAAGGCTTCGGCTGGAAGCGGTGGAGTAGGGAGGTAATATATCAGGAATGGGGATTGTATAATGATTATCGAATACAATACTTACACCCGAAAACAGCTTCATGTCGATAG